The genomic segment CGGCCCAGTTGTCGCCGGTGGCGTCGAGGCAGCGGTCCAGCTCGACCACGTCCTCGAAGGAGGCGTTGGCGCCCTGGCCGTAGAACGGGACGATGGCGTGCGCGGCGTCGCCGATCAGCGCGACCCGGCCCAGCAGCTGCCAGGGCGCGCATCTCACCGTGCCGAGCAGGCCGACCGGGTTGTGCCGGTAGTCGTCGACCAGGTTCGGGATCAGTTCCAGCAGGTCCGGGTACTGGTCGCGGAAGTGGCGTTCGATCGCGGCCGGGCTGCCCAGCGAGGCGAAGCTGCCGGTGCCGGCGTTGGGCCAGAACAGCGTGCCGGTGAACGACCGGTCCGGGTTGGGCAGCGCGATCATCATCGAGGTGCCCCGCGGCCAGATGTGCAGCGCGCCCGGGTCGAGGGCGTAGTCGCCGTCGCGGGCCGGGATCGTCAGCTCCTTGTAGCCGTAGTCGAGGAAGCTCACGGTCTCGGTGAAGCTTTCCCCCGCGTACGCCATGAGGAGACCACGGGTGGCTGAACCGGCGCCGTCGGCCCCGAGCACGATGTCGGCCTTGGCCTGTGAGCCGTCGGCGAAGCCGAGCGTGCCCAGGGCGGGGTCGAGCGCGGTCAGCGGGCGTTCGAAGTGGATGGTCACGCCCTCAGTGGCGGCGGCCGCGTCGAGCAGCGCGTCGTTGAGGGCGCCGCGGCCGATCGAGTTGATCGCCCGGTCGCCGTCCAGGCTGTACGGCTGGAAGTTGGTCTCGCCGCCCAGCGGGTGCACCATCCGGCCGCGCATCGGCAGCGCGTCCTTGAGCACCTGCTCGTCGAGGCCGATCCGGCGCAGCGCGTCGAGGCCCCGCTCGGAGAGGGCCAGGTTGATCGAGCGGCCGCGTTCGGCCCCGGTGACGCGCGGGTCGGGGCGGCGCTCGTACAGGTCGACCGTGTAGCCGCGGCGGCCCAGGTAACAGGCAAGCAGGCTGCCGCACAGCCCGGCGCCGACGATGGCAACGTGCTTCACGGGGTCTCCTCCACGCAGGCGGCGAGCGCGGCCGCGGCCCGGCGGCAGTCCTCTTCGGTCGAGTACAGCGGGACGGGCGCGAACCGCACGATGTCGGGCTGGCGGGCGTCGGCGATGACCCCGTGCTCGAAGCGCAGCCGCTTGGTCAGCGCGCCCGCGTTGCCCTCGTGCAGGCGTACGGACAACTGGCAGCCATGACGGGCCGGCTCGCGGGGCGTGATGACCGAGAGCGGGCGGGTGGCCACGACCTCGTCCAGCAGGTCACGCAGGTAGGTGGTCAGGTGCAGGCTGCGTTCGCGCAGGGCGGGCATGCCGACCTCGTCGAAGATGCGCAGCGAGGTGCGTACGGGGCCCATGGCGAGGATCGGCGGGTTGGAGACCTGCCAGGCGTCGGCGCTGCGCGGGGGCCGGGACTCGGGGGTCATCTCGAAGCGGGTGCTCGCCTCGGTGCTCCACCAGCCCTCGAAGCGGTGCAGGTCGGCGCCGTGGTGCCGCTCGTGGACGAAGACGCCGGCCAGCGCGCCCGGCCCCGAGTTCAGGTATTTGTACGAGCACCAGGCGGCGAAGTCGGCGCCCCACTCGTGCAGGCTCAGCGGCACGTTGCCCGCGGCGTGCGCGAGGTCCCAGCCGACCACGGCGCCGGCCTTCTTCCCGGCCGCGGTGATCGCCGGCATGTCCATCAGCTCGCCGGTGAGGTAGTTGACGCCGCCCAGCATCAGCAGGGCCACCGTATGGCCCTCGGTTTCCAGGAACGCGACGACGTCCTCGGTGCGCAACGTGTCCTCGCCGGCGCGCGGGCGCAGCCGTACGACGGTGGTGTCGGGGTCGAGGCCGTGGAACCGGGCCTGACTGCGCACGGCGTAACTGTCGGACGGGAACGCCGCGTCCTCGATCACGATGCGGGTGCGCTCGCCGGCCGGGCGGTAGAACGACACCATCAGCAGGTGCAGGTCGACCGTGAGCGAGTTCATCACCACGACCTCGGACGGCAGCGCGCCGACGAGCCGGGCCGCGGGC from the Paractinoplanes abujensis genome contains:
- a CDS encoding FAD-dependent oxidoreductase; the protein is MKHVAIVGAGLCGSLLACYLGRRGYTVDLYERRPDPRVTGAERGRSINLALSERGLDALRRIGLDEQVLKDALPMRGRMVHPLGGETNFQPYSLDGDRAINSIGRGALNDALLDAAAATEGVTIHFERPLTALDPALGTLGFADGSQAKADIVLGADGAGSATRGLLMAYAGESFTETVSFLDYGYKELTIPARDGDYALDPGALHIWPRGTSMMIALPNPDRSFTGTLFWPNAGTGSFASLGSPAAIERHFRDQYPDLLELIPNLVDDYRHNPVGLLGTVRCAPWQLLGRVALIGDAAHAIVPFYGQGANASFEDVVELDRCLDATGDNWAEALPLYERGRRENSEAIAEMALANFVEMRDKVAAPFFKLGKTVEHTLERLLPGKYVSRYELVSFSTTPYADVRRRVKRQHQVLGWTAGALAALGVAAVARRVVRR
- the kynU gene encoding kynureninase; protein product: MSFAGLRHLFHIPPAEGGDHPEVAYFAGNSLGLQPKATRVELNEDLDEWARLGVEGHLDAARPWLPYHELLTQPAARLVGALPSEVVVMNSLTVDLHLLMVSFYRPAGERTRIVIEDAAFPSDSYAVRSQARFHGLDPDTTVVRLRPRAGEDTLRTEDVVAFLETEGHTVALLMLGGVNYLTGELMDMPAITAAGKKAGAVVGWDLAHAAGNVPLSLHEWGADFAAWCSYKYLNSGPGALAGVFVHERHHGADLHRFEGWWSTEASTRFEMTPESRPPRSADAWQVSNPPILAMGPVRTSLRIFDEVGMPALRERSLHLTTYLRDLLDEVVATRPLSVITPREPARHGCQLSVRLHEGNAGALTKRLRFEHGVIADARQPDIVRFAPVPLYSTEEDCRRAAAALAACVEETP